A stretch of the Gossypium hirsutum isolate 1008001.06 chromosome D07, Gossypium_hirsutum_v2.1, whole genome shotgun sequence genome encodes the following:
- the LOC107926449 gene encoding fatty-acid-binding protein 1 isoform X2 gives MATSSENTIAKATQEVTNDEKETNGTEEVAVEPKTGVSFPVKLDDGKQLNCVGLRKKSMFGLDIKVYSYGMYADNEKLKDLLKSKIKKAPEKPTKELYQMVIDSDVEIMVRLVIVYSSLTISMVRKNFGEGLGASTKKLNGGKKNDELANKVMGQASDDIKLTPGSLIEISRLPGFVLETKVMGEVISKVESELLCRAYINMYIGDDPLDKDAKDKFGISLISLF, from the exons ATGGCGACCAGTTCTGAGAATACCATTGCCAAAGCTACTCAAGAAGTAACCAATGATGAAAAGGAAACAAATGGAACTGAGGAAGTTGCAGTTGAACCAAAAACTGGGGTTTCTTTTCCTGTTAAATTGGATGATGGGAAACAGCTCAATTGTGTTGGTCTTAGGAAGAAATCCATGTTTGGATTGGACATCAAGGTTTATAGCTATG gaatgTACGCTGATAATGAGAAGCTAAAAGATCTGTTGAAGTCAAAGATTAAGAAAGCCCCAGAAAAACCCACAAAAGAGCTCTATCAAATGGTGATCGACAGTGATGTGGAAATTATGGTAAGGTTGGTGATTGTGTATTCAAGCCTCACCATTAGCATGGTGAGAAAGAACTTTGGGGAAGGTCTAGGAGCATCCACCAAGAAACTAAATGGTGGGAAGAAGAATGATGAGCTAGCCAACAA GGTTATGGGACAAGCATCAGATGATATCAAGCTTACACCGGGTTCTCTTATTGAGATTTCTCGGCTTCCAGGCTTTGTTCTTGAAACAAAAG TGATGGGCGAAGTGATAAGCAAGGTTGAGAGTGAACTTCTATGCAGGGCTTATATCAACATGTATATAGGAGATGATCCACTTGACAAAGATGCCAAAGATAAGTTTGGGATCTCCTTGATTTCCCTCTTCTAA
- the LOC107926449 gene encoding fatty-acid-binding protein 1 isoform X1 yields MATSSENTIAKATQEVTNDEKETNGTEEVAVEPKTGVSFPVKLDDGKQLNCVGLRKKSMFGLDIKVYSYGMYADNEKLKDLLKSKIKKAPEKPTKELYQMVIDSDVEIMVRLVIVYSSLTISMVRKNFGEGLGASTKKLNGGKKNDELANKVMGQASDDIKLTPGSLIEISRLPGFVLETKGEYLKLKLGMIIEWNEVMGEVISKVESELLCRAYINMYIGDDPLDKDAKDKFGISLISLF; encoded by the exons ATGGCGACCAGTTCTGAGAATACCATTGCCAAAGCTACTCAAGAAGTAACCAATGATGAAAAGGAAACAAATGGAACTGAGGAAGTTGCAGTTGAACCAAAAACTGGGGTTTCTTTTCCTGTTAAATTGGATGATGGGAAACAGCTCAATTGTGTTGGTCTTAGGAAGAAATCCATGTTTGGATTGGACATCAAGGTTTATAGCTATG gaatgTACGCTGATAATGAGAAGCTAAAAGATCTGTTGAAGTCAAAGATTAAGAAAGCCCCAGAAAAACCCACAAAAGAGCTCTATCAAATGGTGATCGACAGTGATGTGGAAATTATGGTAAGGTTGGTGATTGTGTATTCAAGCCTCACCATTAGCATGGTGAGAAAGAACTTTGGGGAAGGTCTAGGAGCATCCACCAAGAAACTAAATGGTGGGAAGAAGAATGATGAGCTAGCCAACAA GGTTATGGGACAAGCATCAGATGATATCAAGCTTACACCGGGTTCTCTTATTGAGATTTCTCGGCTTCCAGGCTTTGTTCTTGAAACAAAAGGCGAgtatttgaaattgaaattagggatGATAATAGAGTGGAACGAag TGATGGGCGAAGTGATAAGCAAGGTTGAGAGTGAACTTCTATGCAGGGCTTATATCAACATGTATATAGGAGATGATCCACTTGACAAAGATGCCAAAGATAAGTTTGGGATCTCCTTGATTTCCCTCTTCTAA